Proteins encoded within one genomic window of Eleutherodactylus coqui strain aEleCoq1 chromosome 1, aEleCoq1.hap1, whole genome shotgun sequence:
- the OXGR1 gene encoding 2-oxoglutarate receptor 1: protein MTANNESEYFFNSTFMPITSDDSTNYTDPSESDYFFNSTFIPLTSEGLTNYTDPPESEYFFNTTFLPTTSPASANCTNPLVDSIIKIYFLPTMYSIIFIVGFPGNIIAISVYVMKMRPWRTSIIILLNLAITDLLHLSSLPFLVYNYANEEKWTLGDFMCKLIRVAFHFNLYGSILFLTCFSIFRFFVIVHPMKFHSIHKRRWAVIACAAVWIIALIEVLPMVVLMRDVQDTVACMDFAVSFDTYNVRWYNACLTSIGFAIPLLVVTLSYTAINCSLGNGPYTNDAHKKKARRLVVILLVVFYACFLPLHIFRAIRVETRLYPVGCIYEKHIHAAYIASRPIASLNTFGNLLLYVAVGGNFQQAIQSVYKANPYKQQP from the coding sequence ATGACAGCAAATAATGAATCCGAATACTTCTTCAATTCCACCTTTATGCCTATCACCTCAGACGACTCAACAAACTATACAGACCCTTCAGAATCCGATTACTTCTTCAATTCCACCTTTATTCCTCTCACTTCAGAAGGCTTAACAAACTATACAGACCCTCCAGAATCCGAATACTTCTTTAACACCACCTTTTTGCCTACCACCTCACCAGCCTCAGCGAACTGTACAAACCCTCTAGTAGACAGCATAATAAAAATATACTTTCTACCCACGATGTACAGCATCATCTTTATAGTTGGATTTCCAGGAAACATTATTGCAATTTCAGTATATGTTATGAAGATGAGGCCATGGAGAACCAGCATCATTATTCTGTTGAACTTGGCAATAACAGATCTTCTCCACCTCAGTAGTCTTCCTTTCTTGGTTTACAATTATGCGAATGAGGAGAAGTGGACTCTTGGCGACTTTATGTGCAAGCTTATCCGAGTTGCTTTCCACTTTAACTTATACGGCAGCATTCTTTTCCTTACCTGCTTCAGTATCTTCCGTTTCTTCGTCATTGTTCATCCAATGAAGTTTCACTCGATCCACAAAAGAAGATGGGCAGTTATAGCTTGTGCTGCTGTGTGGATAATTGCCCTAATCGAGGTCCTTCCAATGGTTGTCCTCATGAGAGATGTACAAGATACTGTGGCTTGCATGGACTTTGCGGTGTCCTTTGATACATATAATGTACGTTGGTATAATGCATGCCTTACTTCCATTGGATTTGCCATACCTTTATTAGTAGTGACTCTTTCCTATACTGCCATTAACTGCAGTCTGGGAAATGGACCTTATACCAACGATGCTCACAAGAAAAAGGCTCGTCGTCTTGTTGTTATTCTTTTAGTAGTATTTTATGCTTGTTTTTTACCTTTACATATTTTTAGAGCTATTCGTGTTGAAACTCGACTGTATCCAGTAGGCTGTATATATGAAAAACATATCCATGCGGCATACATAGCATCTAGACCGATAGCTTCGCTCAATACATTTGGCAATTTGTTACTTTATGTTGCGGTTGGCGGGAACTTCCAGCAGGCGATTCAGTCAGTTTATAAAGCTAATCCTTATAAACAGCAACCATAA